The Mesorhizobium koreense genome includes a window with the following:
- the gmd gene encoding GDP-mannose 4,6-dehydratase — translation MKKALITGVTGQDGAYLASLLLQKGYEVTAAYRRSSSPDFWRIRELGIESNPRLRLTELELVDLGSCLRLIEKTEPDEIYNLAAQTHVGFSFHHPMTTAHATGLGPLHFLEAIRNINLGIRYYQASSAEMFGKVQAVPQNEATPFYPRSPYGVAKLFAHWMTVNYRESYGLFGCSGILFNHESPLRGLEFVTRKITDGVARIRLSDAGPIELGNLGAKRDWGYAKEYVEGMWRMMQADEPATYVLATNRTETVRDFATMAFAAAGMDVEWVGRDEKERGLCPKTGRDLVRINPDFYRAAEVDLLKGDASKARNLLGWKPGTTLEQLCAIMVQADLERVEREFAFRHPKPKSRHNLPKANGHLPVHPSSGPAPESAIASPALAPTR, via the coding sequence ATGAAAAAGGCGCTGATCACCGGCGTAACCGGCCAGGATGGAGCCTATCTGGCAAGCCTGCTGTTGCAGAAAGGGTATGAAGTGACCGCCGCATATCGGCGGTCGAGTTCACCCGATTTCTGGCGAATCCGAGAGCTTGGGATAGAGAGCAATCCGAGGCTCAGGTTGACCGAGCTGGAGCTCGTCGACCTCGGCTCCTGTTTGCGGCTGATCGAGAAGACGGAGCCGGACGAGATCTACAATCTGGCCGCGCAGACGCATGTCGGCTTTTCCTTCCATCATCCGATGACGACGGCGCATGCGACAGGACTCGGGCCGTTGCATTTCCTCGAGGCGATCCGCAACATCAACCTTGGCATTCGCTACTATCAGGCATCTTCGGCGGAGATGTTCGGCAAGGTGCAAGCCGTGCCGCAGAACGAGGCAACGCCGTTCTATCCGCGCAGCCCCTATGGCGTAGCGAAGCTGTTCGCACACTGGATGACCGTCAACTACCGGGAATCCTACGGCTTGTTCGGCTGCAGCGGCATCCTCTTCAACCATGAATCGCCCTTGCGCGGGCTCGAATTCGTCACCCGCAAGATCACCGACGGGGTGGCGCGTATCCGGTTGAGCGATGCCGGGCCGATCGAACTGGGCAACCTCGGCGCCAAGCGCGATTGGGGGTATGCAAAGGAATATGTCGAAGGCATGTGGCGCATGATGCAGGCCGACGAGCCTGCCACTTACGTTCTGGCCACCAACCGTACGGAAACGGTACGCGATTTCGCAACGATGGCCTTCGCCGCTGCCGGCATGGATGTCGAATGGGTGGGCCGGGATGAAAAAGAACGTGGACTGTGCCCGAAGACCGGCCGGGATCTCGTACGCATCAATCCCGATTTCTACCGTGCGGCCGAAGTGGACCTGCTGAAGGGCGACGCTTCCAAGGCACGGAATCTTCTTGGATGGAAGCCCGGGACAACACTCGAACAGCTATGCGCCATCATGGTCCAGGCGGATCTTGAGCGGGTCGAACGTGAATTCGCCTTCCGGCATCCCAAGCCCAAATCTCGGCATAACCTTCCCAAGGCAAACGGCCACCTGCCGGTGCACCCTTCTTCAGGTCCCGCACCGGAATCCGCCATCGCCTCGCCTGCCCTGGCACCCACACGCTGA
- a CDS encoding glycosyltransferase family 4 protein: MKRKWFINGRFLTQPVTGVQRYAGEIVRAMDVLLADRSGGPEVELLVPPDVEGTLPLHNIGIRAIGGLRGHLWEQISLPSNLRGGLLNLCNTGPIAIRRQIVCIHDMNTRLCPDSYTPAFRLLYRTLIPALGRRAAAIATVSEHSAAELERFGICSAEKLFVAPNGHEHIRRWTPKPTPFLSALSAEDTIVLLGSRAPHKNTDLITGMADRLALAGLRLAIVGGSDARVFGAERDDAVASNVVRLGRLSDDELAALLQNCLCLAFPSLVEGFGLPPLEAMGLGCPVVVSDRASLPEVCGDAALYASPDDPDAWFGRFMELATRPALRRRMIARGLAAADRFSWAASAERYLEAMAVIDGMPYSPKTKSVSQLGELVR, from the coding sequence ATGAAACGAAAGTGGTTCATCAACGGCCGTTTCCTGACGCAGCCCGTGACGGGCGTGCAACGCTATGCCGGCGAGATCGTGCGTGCGATGGACGTCTTGCTTGCCGATCGCTCCGGGGGGCCTGAGGTCGAGTTGCTGGTCCCGCCCGATGTGGAGGGGACACTTCCCCTACACAATATTGGCATCCGCGCGATTGGCGGGCTCCGTGGCCATCTATGGGAGCAGATCTCGTTGCCCTCGAATTTGAGGGGAGGGCTGCTTAACCTCTGCAACACCGGCCCGATCGCCATTCGCAGACAAATCGTCTGCATCCACGACATGAACACACGGCTTTGCCCAGACAGTTACACGCCGGCCTTCCGACTGCTCTACCGCACACTCATCCCCGCGCTTGGCCGGAGAGCGGCGGCGATTGCCACCGTGTCTGAACATTCCGCCGCCGAGCTTGAACGGTTCGGCATTTGCAGCGCGGAGAAGCTTTTCGTCGCGCCCAATGGCCATGAGCACATCCGCCGCTGGACGCCGAAGCCGACGCCCTTCCTTTCCGCTTTGTCGGCAGAGGATACGATCGTCCTGCTCGGCAGCCGCGCCCCGCACAAGAACACCGACCTCATCACCGGAATGGCGGATCGCTTGGCCCTGGCCGGGCTACGGCTTGCCATCGTCGGCGGATCGGACGCACGTGTCTTCGGCGCGGAGAGGGACGATGCTGTGGCGTCCAATGTCGTTCGGCTCGGCCGCCTGTCCGACGACGAACTGGCCGCCCTCCTCCAGAATTGCCTGTGTCTGGCATTTCCGTCCCTTGTCGAAGGATTCGGGCTGCCGCCGCTCGAAGCGATGGGCCTCGGATGCCCCGTCGTCGTATCCGACCGCGCCAGCCTGCCGGAGGTTTGCGGCGATGCCGCCCTCTACGCTTCGCCGGATGATCCTGACGCCTGGTTCGGCCGTTTCATGGAATTGGCGACGAGGCCGGCGTTGCGGCGGCGGATGATAGCGCGCGGTCTTGCCGCGGCGGATCGGTTCTCCTGGGCCGCATCCGCCGAGCGCTATCTTGAGGCGATGGCGGTAATAGACGGCATGCCTTATTCGCCGAAGACTAAGTCCGTTTCTCAACTCGGCGAATTGGTCAGGTAG
- a CDS encoding glycosyltransferase family 4 protein, giving the protein MKIAIIHEWLTTYAGSEKVLEAMLAEYPQADVFTLINFLPDKHGKVILPRVVRTSFMQKIPLVKHFYRHLLWMMPFAVEQYDLSEYDLVISNCHSVAKGVITGPDQLHICYCYTPMRYAWDLQNQYLAESGMKRGFKSLLARMILNRIRIWDMRTAPGVDHFIACSGYIARRIRKIYRRDAAVIYPNVAVEDFVIGNGPREEFYFTSSRMVPYKKIHLIVEAFSKMPDRRLVVIGEGPQFKRIKALAGPNVTLLGYQPFDVLRSHLQRARAFIFAAEEDFGVAPLEAQACGTPVLAFGKGGALETVVDGVTGLHFHEQTADAIRNVVERFERLPVDFFDPEALRVHADQFSTKNFRAQFRAYVDSRWAEHLAWLATGAPNVTEEIAGPSRPEKVWQPQGARKELIRLVPKSISEGAR; this is encoded by the coding sequence ATGAAAATCGCCATCATCCACGAATGGCTGACCACCTATGCCGGCTCCGAGAAGGTGCTCGAGGCGATGCTGGCCGAGTACCCTCAGGCGGACGTGTTCACGCTAATAAACTTTCTGCCCGACAAACACGGCAAGGTCATCCTGCCGCGCGTGGTGCGGACGAGCTTCATGCAGAAGATACCGCTGGTGAAGCATTTCTATCGGCACCTGCTGTGGATGATGCCTTTCGCCGTCGAACAGTACGACCTCTCCGAATATGACCTGGTCATCTCGAATTGCCATTCCGTCGCGAAAGGTGTGATCACCGGTCCGGACCAGCTTCATATCTGCTACTGCTACACGCCCATGCGTTATGCCTGGGACCTGCAGAACCAGTATCTGGCTGAATCGGGCATGAAGCGCGGCTTCAAGAGCCTGCTCGCTCGCATGATCCTGAACAGGATTCGCATCTGGGACATGCGCACGGCGCCCGGCGTCGATCATTTCATCGCCTGTTCGGGTTACATCGCCCGGCGGATCCGCAAGATCTACCGGCGTGATGCGGCGGTAATTTACCCGAACGTTGCGGTCGAGGACTTCGTGATCGGCAACGGCCCGCGCGAGGAGTTCTACTTCACTTCCTCACGCATGGTTCCCTACAAGAAGATACATCTGATCGTAGAGGCGTTTTCCAAGATGCCGGACCGCCGGCTCGTCGTCATCGGCGAGGGGCCGCAGTTCAAGCGCATCAAGGCGCTTGCCGGGCCGAACGTGACCTTGCTCGGCTATCAGCCATTCGATGTTCTACGGTCGCATCTACAGCGCGCCAGGGCGTTCATCTTCGCGGCCGAGGAGGATTTCGGCGTTGCTCCGCTGGAGGCGCAAGCCTGCGGCACGCCGGTGCTGGCCTTCGGTAAGGGCGGCGCGCTCGAAACGGTTGTTGACGGGGTGACCGGGCTGCATTTCCACGAACAGACAGCAGACGCGATCCGCAACGTCGTGGAACGGTTCGAAAGACTGCCGGTGGACTTTTTCGATCCGGAGGCGCTGCGTGTCCATGCCGATCAATTCTCGACGAAGAATTTCCGCGCCCAGTTCCGCGCTTATGTCGATTCCCGATGGGCCGAGCATCTCGCCTGGCTTGCCACTGGCGCGCCGAACGTCACGGAAGAGATAGCCGGGCCCAGCAGGCCCGAAAAAGTGTGGCAGCCACAGGGTGCCCGGAAGGAACTGATCCGTCTCGTTCCCAAGTCGATTTCGGAAGGTGCCCGATGA